The following DNA comes from Ricinus communis isolate WT05 ecotype wild-type chromosome 10, ASM1957865v1, whole genome shotgun sequence.
TGGCGACagaataacaataattaaGCTGGTGTTCTTATAAGAATAGGTTATAAGAAGGACTGGTATATGCAGCAGTTTCAAACAGGTGCATGGTCTATAAGGTAACAAATGGATGCTACCTGAGTTTTTGGTTCCCGAACCCCCTCCTCTTCTTTACCTCTAGCAAACATGTGCTTTAGATGCATTCCTCATAACAAACTTGATTAAGCTAGCACTCATGCTGGCAGATAACTTGCAACAAGAGAAGTTTGTGGTGTTGGAAGTAAGCATTACAAGATGATGAGATGAAACAAGAAGTTCAATACCTAAGGATAATGCACACTTCAACAGGGAGCAATAGTAGTTTTTGAGGGTAAGATACATAAGGAGGGCAATTAAAACATTGGCATGGCCACAGAAGCGATATAGTAATGTCTATATGCATTAGAAAGGCAAGTTTTGAGAGAACCAAAGGGAATTGATCCATCCATCATTATATCTTGGTCAAAcaacaaatataaaacaagCAAAGTTCAGTTGGAAGGAGGAATGCGGAATGAAGCACCTACTGCATAATTGTCTCCAACTCATAGGTTAGTATATCTATTTGTTTTCATCaactaaattttgtttaagcaaaTATTTGAGCAGCCCTAGTAGGCCTACCATAGAAATGGGACCTTTTAGCACATTCCACATCAGATAAGTAAATGACTCCCAGTTTAAACAAAATGGTGATTCAGCATAAATCACTCTTCTGGCATCCACGAAACAGACTGTAGTGTCAAATCTACAGGAACAAAAATGTTCTTCTAACAAGTGAGGGTTAAAACGGAATGCACAAGACATGAAAATCTCAGTTCATCTAGATAAAAAGGTGTTTAGACaagtaaaaaaaagtaaattttttattagccAGTAGTTGTACCAAACTAATCATATACCCATGTTCCATAGGATATTCTTAGCTATATGATTTTGGGATCTAAGTCTTAATTCTTCTATCTTTTGTGACCCCAAAAAGTAAAAACTGGATGCTAAGTTAACATCACATACACATAGGTCAACCGAGAAGTGTTTCTCCATCAAATAATCCAGAACAACACACACAATACAAAATTCAGAAATCAGTAAGTACAgatttagtttgattttcccCTAAGCAATCTACTTGGGCAACCAAACAAAAAGTGAATAATGTTGAGAAAAAGGGTTTTAGCATTCTGTCACCAATTATTCCAAAGAAGCCATTGCCACTGTTTTCTCAGACCACCCATGTTCCCCCACCAATCCTAATTCCTACCTATTACAAACCTCAAAAActtcaacaaaaagaaaaaaaagatattcagAATATGAATTGaatgacaaaaagaaaagctttctcatttctttttacatttatatttgtccacttatatatatgatatatgaaaaattgaaatgaaacCTCAGCTTCTGAAGCTCTTTGGAAGAAGGGTTTAAGAATGTCTCGAGTGTTGAGTGATGCGTTCGCCatttcttctattctttttcttactcTAAACAAAAGAATGTCTCCGGTGCTCCAGACGACCTTCGACCTCTCTTATGTTCTTGCTTTCTTTCTGCTTGCACCACTATAAACGTATTTTAGTGGCGATATAAGCTTCTGtagcttaatttttttagcataatcatgatgctatttattttaaataatataatttttataataaaaaacacttaaaaaaaatttaaatatataattttataataaaaatatttaaaataaaatattttatttaagtctaataaatattttattttttaattttatttacataatcattaataatttttattttaaatttttttaacttttattattaaaaaaataagaattataaatatttattttaagtaacAGAAAATGCCCGAGAATTCAGGAGTGCACCAAAGCACCCTAGCTAAGTGCACTCCGAGCCAGATTGATACTCCTAAACTctatcaaaataatagaaacaaAAGAATCTAAAACAACAAAGCCCGAAAAAAGGGAACCAAGAAAGACAACCAAAAGCTAAGAATTCTTTTCCTATAGAATAATtagccagcttaaaggataaGAGGTCGACCATTGCGTTGAAGGTAAACCAATGGCCAACACCGAGATATGGCCTTCCCTTTAAATGTGACTAACGTGAACTTGAAATTGGCTAAGAATATGCAAACATCTTTGCCAAATAATTCAGAACTCTCAAGAAACATCCAACCTACGATTGTGCAACAAGCGGACAACATAGAGTGAATTACACTCGATCCAAATTGGGCAGAATAGAATAAAGAGATTTCAAAGATAGGGATGATAATGACAGAAGAATTACagaaatcaattaaattaaatgtataaaaatttgtaatgcatttattaaatactagTTATTTATCTGTATGTTATAtgaccattattattatttcgattttaaaatcaagttgatagatataatttaataaaatatttaatatctaatattaatttataatattttaaaaaataatagcaaactaattatttttttaaatgtttttcttaattttgttcaaaaatttaaattttattaatataataatataaaaattattttaaagttatttattaattaattttagtattatataagttaatattatcaatataattgatattactatttttagaattaaaaatgtattgtttgattaaaaattaatatattattaaatattattatttagaattagaattatcaactaattagaaaactaatttatttgttaatataatctttaaataaatactatttattattttttaagattagagccaatatataattaggaatgtaatttattaattaataaattaataaaaaattataaattatatataaatttgaatctcATGTGTAAGAAATAAGtacatgtcaaaataagaaatttctGTGTCAAGCACgtatatcaaaaagatttaaatttcagaaattaatatatatatatatatatatatatatatatatatatatatatatatatatatatatatatatatatatagaatgaAGTTTTACGAGTAAATAAGTAGACaactaataaattacttttttttaccTTTAGTCCTTCTAGGCAAAAAGGtgtagatattttttttatcaagaaaaactataaataagTCACTAAATGTTTGCTCAAATAAgtcaataaatatttgaaaaacagTTCAATTAAACCCCTCTAGAGGTTTCATTGAATTGTTTTTCAAACTTTAAAAGTCTGCGtgagatattttaaatattgagCATATTTGGGCAAAAGTTTAAGAGCCTAACCAtattttttacctttttatatatttagtttttattcagttcactatttttagtttagaaTTCTACTCCGGCTGAAGATATTAATGCTTAATATtggtaataaaattaaaaaatttattagttattaagtgcaaataattttttttaattatattatccGTTAAGAAGAAAGTGTAATTATCATGAAATTAGTTTagaatatgttttttttttatgacaaTCATTCATTTAACTGAAAATTAAGTATTTCACTTGtactttataataatttttgtttatttagtaatttattgattttaagtCTTTCACTTGTactttataataatacttcattttatttagtaatttgttgattttaagtttatatatgTGATTTACTTTAGATATGTTAGTCTTGGacaattttatagtttttgttatttataaacctaataaattaatagtctCATAGTTAACTTTTTAATctatcaaatatattaatgggaatttttaaaaaatatactaaactcaacaaaaatatcatttttattatataatttttttttttcaaaaacaactaatttcctaatttttttcaaatttacaaATTGGTCGTTTTTTAGTTTGAGTTATTTTACCtaaaaataacagaaaaaaaaatcaaaaatcaattaaaaccataaatttgaaaaaaaaaataaaaactgtattttttataatttaatactgtaaaaaataataataaaaaaaccaaaaatataaatatttttctatattttaattataagagaGTCTACTGCTAGTTTAACAATCACATCCTACATTCATTTTccacataaattaaaaaaaatacaaatatatggtttttatactttattttatgtttttgatatttaaaatacagaatggacaatcattattAGTTCAAATTTGTCTTTGGcctattaaaaagtttaaaaaacaaaaaatcttactgtgaaaaaaaaaatcaattactATCAGTTTTAtcgtaaattattaaatttcacaaAAGTTATCATTTTTTCGTAATATTATTCAGTTTTTCGCAACTATTAACACTTACGAactattagtataatttatgaaaaaatatgaaaaaattgtcatttttcttaatttagcaatatatttCACAATTacgaaaaatttaatattttttataaatttgtcatttttttcataaattattaaatttcgcaaaagtaattatttttttacaaaaataatcatttttttgtaatatcatTTATTCTTTCACAACTAGTAACACACTTgtgaaaaattagtataatttgcgaaaaaatatgaaaaatattgtCATTTTTCGTAAGTTAGCAATATATTTTGtgattacaaaaaaattaatattttttataaatttatcaatttttcataaatcattaaatttcgcaaaataattattttttataaatttatcaatttttcataaattattaaatttcgcaaaataattatttttcataatattattcattttttcgAGCACTTACGAAGAATTAGCATAATttgtgaaaaaaatataaaaagtattattatttttcataaaatattaattatttctataattataaaattatagaggATTCAATAAGttgcttataaaatttaaaagataagatTTAAACTAATTTAGAATCAATGGtgttaaaaacaaaataaagttagtttattttaatcaaagttGCCCTAAAAAGCACCATAATTTAAATGTTCTATCTTTGAgcaatgaaaaaataatatatattttaaattttagaactACTTTTACTTGTGGGTCATGGAATCCCAGTATAGCCAAGAATATCCAAGAAACACTGCTGCCACACTTGTCAACCAACTTGAACCCAGATCACTTAGGTCAAAGGTAAATTTCATTAACCAATGAATTTATACCCTCCACAACATCCAATACATACTCGTAAATTTGAAAGCAAAAATgtaaatcattttattataagcTTTAACGATATTAGATTTTGCAGTATTCATTATAAAACCAACATGTTTTTGGATCATCATGTTCAGAGTAACAAATGctattatgtaattatatataatatattctttCAGTGACCACTTTCATAAGCAATGAAAACTGGTCACATCAAGGCTGGCCAAGAAGAGAAGGCCTGTAGAATGCATGGCTTTGTGCAATCTCAATGCGTTCCCGGGGATCGTTCAGTGTTTCATCCCTCAGTGCTTGCAGAATAGCTTGTGACGAATGTTCCCTGTAAGATTCAAAATCATTCACAATTGTTACAAGTGTCTATAATTCACGGTAAAGGTAATCAGTAAGAAAATGCAAGGTCCATACTACTGCCTACTGCCTTGAAAAATATGGTGAATTTGTTGAGTTCAACAGGGATTATTACCTCgaaataagtattttatacAGTGTTTTCAAAATGGGGCAGAGCTCAACAGGTGCAACAGGCTTCTTTTCATTGGGATGCAATACACTCAAGCTTGGCTGACTCAGGAGCTCATAGAAAGCTTTAACTGCTGAAACACCCTGTAATAGAAGAGGCATAATGAAGGATCACAATTCAgaaatgattaattataagCACTAGAGCAGAGTTGTTCATTCTTCGCTACAGAACACACAAGCATTGGAATCATCATTGAATAATTCCTCCTCTGAAGAAGATAAGCAATACCAGATTTGTAACACGAAAGTCTTTTCAGTGATTTGCATTTGAAAACCTGCTTGGACATCATAGTAAGACTTGTGCCTTAACAGAAAATAGTGTTGCCATTTTCCAGAAAAATTTGATCTTGAAAGAGTTAAGAGAAGCATTTTTTTGCAGAGTTAAATCTGTAAGACAATATCATTGTTTACCTCTTAAGAAATCTGAACTTCATATGAGAGTAGAAGGGGACTTAATAAATTTCCAACTAGATAGACTCAAAGTACTGATTCAGAGTAAGCAAATAGCCTATGCTGTTCAAGATAAAGAGTTGGAATCAACATTAGTACCTGAATCATTCCTTTCCCACTGATGCTATCACCCATATCACGGTTCAATTCCCCTTTGGCTAACATTTGGCCATACCATGCATTGCGACCTTTTAACAAGGTTACATAAGTATCTGCAAGCAAAGGCCCTGCAAGCTTCTCTGGTTCTTCCGCCAACAAATGagtaataaatatcatttctGACGTACAATGTGCAAAATATACTGACTTGCTGGTAGCACTCTCATTAGTAAGGGCGGCAACCATTCCTGAAAATGTCAAATTGGAAATGAGTGTTCAGATTCAAATTAGAAACTAAATGTTATATTAGCAATTTTCATCACTTGGGCGATTCATGTTATTTACAGTTCAGATTTATGTTTGAACCTCTATGGACTTCAATCATATCTGTGGATAAATGCCCAACAGCTTAAGTTTATCAAACATgaataagaatttatttgtCTTCAATCTGTGGATGTCTACTCATATATATGTGAACAATAATTGATACAtgaaaagaacataaaaaacAGTCCTATCAATCAAtaaccaaaacaaaaaatgtaTCGTATTGAATTTGTTATTTGAAGGGATTGCATAGCCTATCTGGGTCATCTAACAGACTATACTTTCCTCGCATTACTCTCCTTCTTGGATGACCAGAAACTACAACTAGACAGGAACCAGAAAATCACATACCTTTACCTACATAGGGGTTGTTTGGTATGGGGAATTgatttactttaaaaattcAGTTGAGTAAGAAAAGAACAGAAACTCACCAGCTCCAATAGCATAGACATTCTTCAGGCCACCCATGACTTCATGAGTGATAAGATCACTGTTGTCCCATACTATGAAATGTGGCTGCCTTAGAAATTTAGCAAGAGGTTTTCTCCACTTATCTGCTCCACATATTCGAGCATTAGCATATTCCTTGTTATATATTTCTGAAGCTATATTTGGTCCGCCAAGATAAAGTATATTCTCCATGCTTACTCCAGCTGTTAGGCATAAAAAGAGAGCttagaaatgaaagaaaggtTTTCCAAAGTGTAGGAAGTAACTCTAGAAAAGTAGCATGTGTGTCAATGCTTAAAATTAGCAGTTATAAGCACTAATGAGATTGGCAAAGACAAATGCTTGTCATATAGATGATCTGTAGCAGTTATTTACCACAACAATTGATTATTATAGACTATATTATGTGGATAATTTGGTATAACAATTGGAGGAAGGTTTCTGATACATTTTGTTATTAGAGCGAGTATGAATCCAATGTACATCAAAGAGTCAATGATAACTTGTAAGATACTAACCATATATGCATTAGTGAGGTTGCATTTCTATTACCATTCAGTCTAGTCTAATAcaacttattataaaaaagaaaaagatgagtgGAATCTATCCCTGAAGTATGAGCTTATATAAACTAGAAGGGCgcataaaatcataaataagaaaggaaaaagggtTTTCTGCTTGAACATGCTAGATGATAGACAAAAACAGGGGAGATAAACTAGAAATACCAACTGCTTACATGCATTGACAGTTAGATGAGAACTTACTTGCCCTGTTAATCATCTGAGTGGGTGTAATTATATGGGGAACTGGTTCCAGTGCGGCCTCTACACCCTTTGCTAACGAGATGATGATAGGTACAGTGATTCTTTCCTTCCAATATTGACTGATCTCTTCAAACACCTCCCGGGTTTCTGTTGAAGGCACACCATTGACCACTATATCTGCATCCCAAACAGCCTCTTGCAGATTAGTGACAACCTTCAGAGGACACAGGGGTGTATCAATCATGTTCAAGCAAAACCCATCTTTCAAAATCTCATCTGCAAAAAGAGTCCGGTCACCTAGCCTTGCCTCGACATATTTCAAATATGCACATCGTCGGATCAACCTCCTTAATACATCCTCTCTCGAATTGATCACTTCAAATAGATGTTCTGCTGTGGCTCTATCAACAGCTCTTCCAGGTCTTCTCCATATCCTGATTTGGACCTTATCTCGAAACTGACTATAACTGTCTTGTAACAAAGCAGCAAAAACACTTCCCCAAGCACCTGCCCCAACACCAGCAATCCTCAAGGGATCACCATCAGTTTTTCCAAGAAGATGTCTAAGTTCATCAAGCTTCTCTTCCAAACCACTACCATTACCATTACCATTCTGGATAGACCATCCATTCTGAAGTACATTCATTGCCTCAATACTTCCaaccatcttcttcttctttccctaaAAGCAACACCAACAAATGCACAAAAATCAGCAAATCAAACCCAATCAAATACTTCAATCCTGTCAAGTACTGGGTTCTCTTGAACTTTTGCTCTTACATACCAAACAGCATTAAAATTTCCTCAACAATaccaagagaagaaaaaagaaaagcaaccCAACACTGATTTTTTATGGATTTTGCTTGGACAATATCAAACTCCTTCAATCTTCCCTTTCAATGACAAATTTCAGCCTCCCAACTAGCCACCGTACAATAAAACGATCAAATCTTTATTGGTAGATCTTATTACCAACATGAAACCAATGTTTCATCTCTAACAATATTTTCAAACCAAACCAATCAAGAAAAATCTTTTCGTTGTACCCCAAATTGATGGTAAGGCAACAGAGCGTACAGTAACAAAACTAAAGAAGCAAAACGACACCTAAATTATCTTCCAAGAATGCAAATGACTAATGGGAAAGGTGCAAatgttcaaaaagaaaaactatgcACTTGAGCTTTGTTTTGTCCGTCTGAGTTAGTTCATCTACCCAACTATATTGAACTTCCAAAGAcccacaaaaagaaaaaaaaagcaaatatatatttatatatattattagaagAACTTAAGTCAAAAGAAAACACCGATCTCTTACCAGTTTCAGTATCGTTAACTACAAAGCAAAATGACGGTGCACTTCATTAATCCTAACTCACAGTCAAAGATTCTGCAACATCTTTCAACTTGCATTTTCTTGGAGGGAAAATCAATAGTAAATCATGAAAATGAAAGGGAAAAGTAAGCAAAAGAATGAGAAGTAGCAGTAGTGTTGAAACTTCTTGGTCTCACAAAAAGTGCATGCAAAGTGAGGTGATGAGAAAGGAACCaagaaatttatcttctttgtgtttgataaatgataaaaatcaAGAGAGAGATGGATGCATTGATGGGTATGGATAATAATACAGTTGAGATGAGTTGGTGAAAAGACTTGCAATGCATTTAAGTTTAGGGTACACTGCCAACTTCCCCAACGGTCATTAATATTGAATTGGCTTTAGCtattccttttgatttttttttttgaaatttattaataaatttactttatttaaaatatgagaaaatataaaattaaaataataaaattaaaaaaatatttaattttatgaaatatattaatttaatatattaaatttatttaaaaatttaccattttattaaaatttaatttagttataaccaattctatataaatttaattatttagaattataaattagtttttactttattcaagatatataaactttatttttacaaataaattccataaatcttataaaattcAACCAAACACATGTTTAATGAGCCTGGTGTATATTctatctataaattaaatcgatagataattgacatatattaattattgctTAGACCGATATATATCTTCTTATACAACAAATCGATAGATAATTGATATACAATTATAAgacacatatttattagttttaaataataaagtatttattgatcatataattttaaaatatgagacaCTTATATATACACATGTCATTCTTCTGTTAGTAGCAATGTATACACCAagtctatataataattttttctctctatatTAGCCTATCCAATTAGATTCCCCTTAGccactatttaattattatcacaCCAAACTGTCAATTGAATTATGcataaagaatttgaaatgtATATTATCTTTACAcattcaaatatataataaaatttaatatgaataaatatattagaatcCAAAGTCATGCTCcatctaatttaatttgataatattaatgcagCATATGATCCACTAGAAATAttccaataaaattattaattcaacTCATAAACTCAATACTCTTTTCCACAATTAAATGGTTTTAGTTCAAGATGTGTCACATCaattaaaactatttaaaaCTCTACCTCTAACTCATCATATTCAGAAGaaattcaaaacaaaaatcatttataaacCTTTAAGTAATGAATATTTCTCAagtaatataagaaataaaaacaaaataagatgAAGAATGGAAGGATGAAGTTTCAGAATGTCCtaattaatatctattttatcaAGTATAGTAGTAAAAGGAAAgcaaacttttttatattactgcttaatttgtcatattaattttataatttttaattattttgttagtcAATATTAAATAGCATACTATGACATTTTTAATGAGTTAATGTAAAGCACAAGTCACATGCAAAACATGTTTATAATGCAGAAAGCATAAACTTCGAGAGTAACAATTTTCTGCTACACAGacaacaataaattatttttgcttgCAAAAGTGTTTAAATTCAACAcaactttttatataaacttTCAAGAACCCAATTGTCTCAAAcctttattaatttgatttgagGTTGAGATTGGACTTCcggaaattgaaaatataagtAAGTTTAAAGAAATACTAAAAAGTTTTCattggaaaaggaaaatacaaaatacaaattaagaaaaagctaaaaaaagaataaagaataaacgTTTTCTTCctcttaaaaagaataaagggcttttaatttataaataaattttagaagttggtattttaataattaataataactatgTATAAGACTTAAATCGTGTAATGAAAACGAGGAGATCCGgataatatgaaaaagatataAGAGGAAGTGACTCGTGATCAGAAAAACAGTTTGGAAGAGCATACTTATCACCTCACATATCATAAAGATGATAAAATAGAGTCCAATTACAAAACTAATTGtctactcatatatatatgaataaagaCCAATTCAATCACTGTATAAAGAGGTTATGACTCATGCATTGAGATAGTTAACCTTCGTAATCACATAATCTAAATCtctaattttagtatttgcATGGATCTGAAAAATCTATATCTACTCATTCCGTTGTTTACTCTTTCAcatatattttactaaatatCTTCTTAAGCATTCATCAAATCTTATCtaatactattaatttttattatttcttactaaaatattattgttacatatttcaaattttaagttatttttgttGGACTTTCTAATTTATCCattgttatataattttttagtattaaaatttaaatagaaaatataatattacattACTACTCAAAaacattttcataaaaaattataatttcaaagCAAAGAAAGTTGAAATCTAATTTTAggtaatataatttttatgttaataaatataggATAGTTTTGATAATTACTTAttcaattaacaattaaaaaagaaaaatcgactataatttaaaatgaataaaaaatactatttatttaagaCAGAAATGAGAATATTTAGATAATTCTACACTTAAAGATatatagttttcttttaatattttggaatttatagtttcatttttcttatattttaaattctattaactcATATTCTCTTTTATCCCAAAAAGTATTCACTTCTTAATTTATAGATAGATTAAAAAGGttagtttatttatatatatatatataactatactattaatttttaagattttttttattataacatCCTTGGTAgacattttatattatttccattAATTTTGTCGAATTTGTCAGCTCATTCATTATATTATGTGAATTTTTAACTATTGaaactcaaattaaaatatttgatttatattatatcaaaactcaaaaataaattcaataaaatcttATGATTTTAAGGTAGGAAAGTTGAAATTCAATTAAGTGATAATACTTATTGAAAGGGTTGTCGAAATCcttcaaaataatttactgatttttctaaactaacttgtaaaaatagtgaaaccaggtcaAATCCCAAAGGGAACCAACGTGAATAGTTTCTCAaagttaaataacaaaaatagagaattttgaatgattgaactaaattataaataaataaaaaataataaaatctgaatattaaagtaaataaaaatcaatcttatcaaatttccaattcatgAGTGCAAATTCTATCCAATtcttaaatatcaatttttctatttaagtacttagtctacttattcggaAAAGCCGCAATAAGTGAAATTcttctaatataattgattcaaatacgacatccaaatcaaaacttgtCATTAATCAATTTGGCATGATAGCATTCCATATCAGCTCAAtaatagcattaagaataattagaATGACTAAACTAACATTAATTAATCGAGAAAACtgcaattaaattaatcttgttcttttatttccctagagcctatcatgcaagctatgtaatttgaaaataccgcaatcacacacacatgggCCAACACCTTACTACTtatgtcaatcgttcatgacaattgcGGATCACAAATTCAATgatagcaatagaaaaattaatatcaaattgagtcgtcagttcaatcaatattaaaaattcataaataataaaaataagaaataaagaatacttgaattaaagaagaaattctgttaagcacaaagcctcacaaaatcacaattggaatttatttactcttgaatcaaaaattaaaagcttaGTCATACATAGTGAAGTAAAAAATCACAAGAGTTATAgggaatagaagaaaaaaacttgaggagaaagacaaaaaaaatataaaaactgtCTCCCtctctttttgtaaaactagCCTCTTTATATAGAAAGTCAAAtctaaaccctaataagataatccctatccaaaaagaaacaaacttcCTATATAATTCTAATCTCACAAGAAAagctaaaataaaaggaaatctaaatatataaagtcCTAAATAGTATAGAAGGCAGTTTTCCTTATCCAACACTttcaaaataaaggaaataatataaaagtagGTCCATTACGAAATTTTCTTCAATAGATTTCGGCAGCTCACAGTTTATAGGGCGTGGTTACCCCTTGTTAAAAATGACCTTCTACATAAATTTTCACTCTTTCTCCAAAGGACTTGATTTTTGACAAGTGATGCTTTAAAACATGTTTTTAAGCTGAATTTCACTCAATCCTTGATTAGAACAAACACAATTTtcacaattaagcataatatccaatcaaaatataaatgaattaaacac
Coding sequences within:
- the LOC8284761 gene encoding glycerol-3-phosphate dehydrogenase [NAD(+)] GPDHC1, cytosolic, producing MVGSIEAMNVLQNGWSIQNGNGNGSGLEEKLDELRHLLGKTDGDPLRIAGVGAGAWGSVFAALLQDSYSQFRDKVQIRIWRRPGRAVDRATAEHLFEVINSREDVLRRLIRRCAYLKYVEARLGDRTLFADEILKDGFCLNMIDTPLCPLKVVTNLQEAVWDADIVVNGVPSTETREVFEEISQYWKERITVPIIISLAKGVEAALEPVPHIITPTQMINRATGVSMENILYLGGPNIASEIYNKEYANARICGADKWRKPLAKFLRQPHFIVWDNSDLITHEVMGGLKNVYAIGAGMVAALTNESATSKSVYFAHCTSEMIFITHLLAEEPEKLAGPLLADTYVTLLKGRNAWYGQMLAKGELNRDMGDSISGKGMIQGVSAVKAFYELLSQPSLSVLHPNEKKPVAPVELCPILKTLYKILISREHSSQAILQALRDETLNDPRERIEIAQSHAFYRPSLLGQP